The genomic stretch CCGATTTTTCCCCGCGCGAGATCGTCTCGGAGCTCGACCGATTCATCGTCGGACAGAAGGACGCCAAGCGCGCCGTCGCCATCGCGCTGCGCAATCGCTGGCGCAGGCTGCGCCTCGAAGGCACCATGCGCGAAGAGGTGCTGCCCAAGAACATATTGATGATCGGCCCCACCGGCTGCGGCAAGACCGAGATCGCGCGTCGTCTCGCCAAGCTCGCCAATGCGCCCTTCCTCAAGATAGAGGCGACGAAATTCACCGAGGTCGGCTATGTCGGCCGCGATGTCGAGCAGATCGTCCGCGATCTCGTCGAGGTGGCGATCCTGCTGGTGAAGGAGCGCCGGCGCAAGGATGTCGAGGCCAAGGCTCAGCTCGCGGCCGAGGAGCGCGTGCTCGATTCGCTCGTCGGCCCGGCGGCCTCGCCGGCGACGCGCGACTCCTTCCGCAAGAAGCTGCGCGCCGGCGAGCTGGACGATAAGGAGATAGAGGTCGAGCTGGCGCAATCGGGGCCGCAGGTTCCGATGTTCGAGCTGCCGAACATGCCCGGCGCCAGCGTCTCCGCCTTCTCCATCGGCGATATTTTCGGCAAGGCGTTTCAGGGCCGGCCGAAGCGCCGCAAAATGCTGGTCAAGGAGGCGCATGGCCCGCTGCTCGCCGAGGAGAGCGACAAGCTCATCGATCAGGAGGAGAGCGTCCGCGAGGCGATTTCCGAGGTCGAGAATAATGGGATCGTCTTCCTCGACGAGATGGACAAGATCTGCGCCCGCGAGGGCAGGGGCGGGGCCGATGTCTCGCGCGAGGGCGTGCAGCGTGACCTGCTGCCGCTGATCGAAGGCACCACGGTCGCGACCAAGCACGGGCCGGTGAAGACCGACCATGTTCTGTTCATTGCCTCCGGCGCTTTCCATGTCGCCAAGCCCTCTGATCTCCTGCCGGAGCTGCAGGGCCGCCTGCCGATCAGGGTCGAGCTCGCCTCGCTGGACGAGGAGGATTTCCGCCGCATTCTCACCGAGACCGAGGCCTGCCTCACCAAGCAATATGTGGCGCTGCTGGCGACGGAGGGCGTCGCGCTGGAGATCGCGCCTTCGGCGGTGGACGCCATCGCCCGCGTCGCCGTGCAGGTGAATTCCTCGGTGGAGAACATAGGCGCGCGCCGCCTGCAGACCGTCATGGAGCGCGTGCTGGACGAGGTGAGCTTCTCCGCCTCCGATCGCGCCGGCGAGACGGTGACGATCGACGGCGCCTATGTGGAGGAACATATCGGCGACCTCGCCAAGAACCGCGATTTGAGCCGCTTCATTCTCTGACGAGAAAGGGCGAAAAGCGGGCTTGCGGCGCGCGACGGGCTGCACTATACAGCCCTCGCGCTGCAGCGGCGACGCCGCGGTTCGCCCCGCCCTCACCCCAGAGAGGGCGGCGATAAAAGTGGGGCCATAGCTCAGTTGGGAGAGCGCTTCAATGGCATTGAAGAGGTCGTCGGTTCGATTCCGTCTGGCTCCACCAAAGACATCCCGCAGCTCGATCAGCATAAGAGCGCGACCGTTACGGTCCGAAGCTACGGCCAGCTCGGAGCCGATAGCCCCCGCGCAGCGTTGCCAAAGCGAGCGCGGCGCTGATAGCTTCTCGAGGATCGGCGGGACACTAGCTCCTCAGAGAGAGTTCTAGGAACTCGATTCGAAAAGGGTCCGAAGATGCGCGATCTCCTTTGCTTCGCTCACGGCCGAGCTGGCGAGTGGGAGGGCGTTTGCCTCGAATTCGACCTCGCCGTTCAAGGCCGCAGCTTCAATGAGGTTCGGGAAGCCCTCGAGGACGCCGTTCGCGACTATGTCGCCGCGGCGAGCGACGAGGACGAGGCCACGCGCACGAAGCTGCTGAATCGACGCGCGCCGCTATGGGTGTTTCTGTCCTGGACGGCGCGAGTCGTGTGGTCGGCTCGGCGCCATTGGCGCGCCGGCGACGGCGATACCTCGGCGTCCTTCCCCGTGGCCTGTCCGGCGTGACATTCGATGCGTTCATTCGGATATTGGAGCTGAATGGCTTCGCTCTCCATCGTCAGGGAAAGGGCTCACATGCGATCTACCGTGGCGAGGTCGATGGCGAGGTCCGCCTCGTGACGATCGCAGCGCATCGGCTGAGCGACGATATCAAGCCCGGCACGCTGGCGTCGATGATCCGGCAATCAGGTCTGCCCAAGAAGCATTTTCGTTGAACGTCCCAGCTGGA from Methylosinus sp. C49 encodes the following:
- a CDS encoding type II toxin-antitoxin system HicA family toxin; translated protein: MTFDAFIRILELNGFALHRQGKGSHAIYRGEVDGEVRLVTIAAHRLSDDIKPGTLASMIRQSGLPKKHFR
- the hslU gene encoding ATP-dependent protease ATPase subunit HslU encodes the protein MADFSPREIVSELDRFIVGQKDAKRAVAIALRNRWRRLRLEGTMREEVLPKNILMIGPTGCGKTEIARRLAKLANAPFLKIEATKFTEVGYVGRDVEQIVRDLVEVAILLVKERRRKDVEAKAQLAAEERVLDSLVGPAASPATRDSFRKKLRAGELDDKEIEVELAQSGPQVPMFELPNMPGASVSAFSIGDIFGKAFQGRPKRRKMLVKEAHGPLLAEESDKLIDQEESVREAISEVENNGIVFLDEMDKICAREGRGGADVSREGVQRDLLPLIEGTTVATKHGPVKTDHVLFIASGAFHVAKPSDLLPELQGRLPIRVELASLDEEDFRRILTETEACLTKQYVALLATEGVALEIAPSAVDAIARVAVQVNSSVENIGARRLQTVMERVLDEVSFSASDRAGETVTIDGAYVEEHIGDLAKNRDLSRFIL